Sequence from the Bacillus sp. es.036 genome:
TGGATATGATCCAGCTGCTGTTTCACCTGAGAGCATGATCGCATCTGTGCCATCTAGGATCGCATTGGCAACGTCACTTGCTTCCGCACGTGTTGGGCGTGGATTACGCTGCATAGAATCAAGCATTTGTGTTGCTGTAATTACTGGTTTACCAAGTGCATTACATTTCTTAATAAGCTGTTTTTGTACTAGAGGCACTTCTTCAGCTGGAATTTCAACACCAAGATCACCACGAGCAACCATTAAGCCGTCAGAGATCTCAAGAATGGAATCAATATTATCGACACCTTCACGGTTCTCAATTTTAGGGATGATTTGAATATCAGTAGCTTTATGCTTCTCTAGAAGTTTACGAATGTCAAGAACATCGGATACACGACGAACGAATGACGCAGCAATAAAGTCTACACCTTGCTCGATACCGAACTCGATATCTGCAGCATCCTTATCCGTAATACCAGGAAGGTTAACACTTACGTTCGGTACGTTAACACCTTTTTTATTTTTCAACGTTCCATTATTTAGAACCTCAGTATAAAGTTCATTCTTTTCGATTTGCTTTACTTCCAGTTCAATTAATCCATCGTCAAGTAGAATTTTAGATCCTACGTGAACATCGTTAACAAGTTCAGGATACGTAACAGAAATCTTTTCTGTTGTGCCTAGAACTTCTTCCATAGATACGATAAGCTGTTGACCTGCTTCAAGATCAATGCCGCCATTTTCCATATTATTCGTACGGATTTCTGGGCCTTTCGTATCTAAAAGAATCGCTACGTTTTTACCTAGCTTCTCAGCCACTGAACGAATTGACTTAATACGATTACCGTGTTCCTCAAAATCACCGTGTGAGAAATTCAAACGAGCAACATTCATTCCTGCATTAATCAATTTCTCTAATGTTTGTTCATTTTCACTTGCTGGTCCTATCGTACAGACAATCTTAGTTTTGCGCATGGGTCTGTCTCCTCCTAAAAGCTATGCTTCAATTAGTTTTCTTCATAACAGAAATGTTATGTATTTTTTCAGGCATTACGATACACCCCTTACCTATGAAGGGGTGCCCCGCATACTGCTAAATGGATAGCTCTTTTGCAAGCTGACACATTTTCTGGTTCACTTCGTGTGGAAGTGCAAGAGCTTCGTTAATATCTAGATCAACAATTTGGTTGTTTTGAATGCCAACTGTTCTACCTTCTGCTCCTTCAAGAAGAAGTTCGACTGCACGTGCTCCAAGACGACTTGCTAGAACGCGGTCAGCTGCTGTTGGTGAACCACCACGCTGAACATGGCCAAGAACTGTTACACGCGTTTCCATGTTCATTTCTTCTTGAATTTGCTTTCCAATTTCAACGCCGCTTCCAACACCTTCCGCAACAACAATAATGCTGTGGCGCTTCCCACGATCATGTCCACGCTTGAGACGGCTTAGAATGTCTGACATCTCGAACTTCTCCTCAGGGATAAGAATTGATTCAGCTCCATCGGCAAGTCCTGACCATAAAGCGATATCCCCAGCGTCGCGTCCCATTACTTCAATCACATATGTACGCTCATGAGAAGTGGCCGTGTCACGGATTTTGTCAATTGCTTGAATAACAGTATTTAATGCAGTGTCAAAGCCGATTGTGAAATCCGTTCCAGGAATATCATTATCAATTGTTCCCGGAATTCCAATCGTTGGGAAACCATGCCCAGTCAATTTCTGAGCACCTCGGTAAGAACCGTCTCCGCCAATAACGACTAGCCCTTCAATACCAAACTTCTTTAAGTTTTCAACACCTTTAAGCTGACCTTCAAGTGTCTTGAACTCTGGACAACGTGCAGAATAAAGCATCGTTCCTCCACGATGAATGATATCTGCTACAGAGCCGATTTCCATTTTCTCTATATTTCCATTCATTAACCCGGTATACCCGTGGTAGATCCCGTAAACTTCAATATCATGGTAAATTGCTTTTCGAACGACAGCACGAATAGCTGCGTTCATTCCTGGTGAGTCTCCTCCGCTGGTAAGTACACCAATACGTTTCATAACTGTTCACCTCATTAGTTCTTTGTGTTATTAAAATATCAAATACAGCCCCTTAATACAATAGCAAAGGTACATCGCAAAAAAGTGCTTTCTCTTTTGCGAGAAAGCACTTCCCTTATTTCAAGCCAATGGTATCGGTTACAAACGTATATTGTCCAATATTTCTGTATTTTTCATAACGATGATCCACCAGCTCTTCTTTGGTAAGTTGTGTCAGTTCTTCAAGAGATTTAGATAGGGCGCTCTGAATAGCGTTTGCCTGTTCTTCCACATTGCGATGCGCGCCACCTTTTACTTCAGGGATAATCTCATCAATGACATTTAACTCTTTCAAATCTGGCGCTGTAATTTTCATTGTATCTGCCGCTTGTTGTGCCAGACTTGAATCTTTCCACAAAAGAGCCGCAGCACCTTCAGGGGAAATAACGGAATACCATGAATTTTCGAGCATGTGCACATGGTTACCTACACCAATGGCAAGCGCTCCCCCACTCGCGCCTTCACCGATAACAATGCAGATAATTGGGACTGTTAATCCAGCCATCTCGATCAGGTTCCTAGCAATCGCTTCACTCTGGCCCCGTTCTTCTGCGGCTTTACCAGGAAATGCGCCTTTCGTGTCTAGTAAGAAAATAACCGGACGCTGAAATTTTTCAGCTTGCTTCATCAATCGAAGCGCTTTCCGATACCCCTCCGGATGCGGCATACCAAAGTTCCTTCTAAGATTCTCTTTTGTGTCCTTACCCCGCTGATGACCAATAACTGTAACAGGATTGCCTTCAAACGTAGCGATTCCCCCTACAATGGCTTCATCGTCTCCAAACAGACGGTCACCATGCAATTCAAGAAAATCATCAAAAATACGATCGATGTAATCTGATGTCGTTGGTCGCTCAGGGTGTCTTGCTAATTGAACACGGTTCCACGCGGTTAAATTCTCGTAAATTTCACCTTCCATTTTAGAAAGTCGTTTTTCAAGTCGTGAAACTTCATCAGTAAGGTCCACCTTCTTCTCTTCCATAAAAGCATGAAGTTCTTTGATTTTATCTTCTAACTCTTGAAGCGGTCGTTCAAAATCAAGCCTCTGCCCCATTATTTCTCACCTCTATTTCCATGAATCATTAAAATTTGGCTAAGCGTTTTCTTCATATCCGCTCTATGAATAACACGGTCCAATTGACCATGATGTAACAAAAACTCAGCTGTTTGAAAATCTTCTGGAAGATCTTCACGAATCGTTTGCTCAATAATTCTTCGCCCAGCAAAACCAATTAAAGCCTTAGGTTCAGCGAAATTAAAGTCACCTACAGAAGCAAAGCTCGCTGAAACTCCGCCAGTTGTAGGATGCGTCATAATAGATATGAACAATCCACCATCGTTGCTAAAGCGTTTAAGGGCTACGCTGGATTTCGCCATTTGCATTAAACTAAGCACACCCTCCTGCATTCTAGCTCCACCGGAGGCTGTAAAAATGATAAAAGGAATTTTTTCTTTATGTGCATGTTCAATCGTTCTTGTGATTTTTTCTCCTACAACAGACCCCATGCTACCCATTCGAAAACGTGCATCCATCACAGCAATAGCTGTTCGGTAACCGTCAATCGTTCCTTCACCTGTTACCACCGCTTCGTTCAATGAAGATTTCTTTTGATCCTTTTCCAAGCGCTCAACATAACCAGGGAAAGAGAGAGGGTTCTCGGAAATCATCTCTGCGTCCAGTTCTCTAAATGAACCTTGGTCAAGCGTATTTTTTAAGCGTTCAGGGGCAGACATCTGGTGATGATAGCCACATTTCACGCAAACCTTATGGGATTTTTCAAGTTCTTTCGTATAAATAATACTTTTGCACCCTGGGCACTTTGTCATGATGCCTTCAGGGACATCTTGTTTTATTTTATCTGAAGGAACTGTCGCATACTTTTTTTTCTTGTTGAACAAATCCTTTAACAATGTTGACCATTCCTTTCGCTTATCCTAATGGCTATTCTTCCGTTTTTTTCATTTCATACTTATCCAAAAGATTAATTGCCGCTTCTTGATTTCGAGAAACGAGCGCATGAATCATAGCCTCATAATAATGAGTTGGACGAAATGTCAATTGATTCCAAATTGTCTGGTGATAATCCGCAAGCTCTGCCCATAAGCGCATAAGCAAGTGATTATGTGTGGATGAAACAATGACACGGAAGAAAGCAGTATCAAACTCAGTCGAAAAAATGTCTCGATCTGAAGAGTTGTCCTTATGTTCCATCATAGTTCTTAATCGATCAATATATTCATCTGAAATCCGTTCACAAGCCACTCTTAGTATATCTTTTTCGATTAATTTCCTCGTTTCAAGCAAATCTTCTTTCGACTTGGTATCTTTTAAAATGAAAGATGCAATCACTTCTACAAGGCGATGATCTCTAGCATTGGCTATAAAAGTCCCTTCACCGCGTCGCGTTTCAATAAGACCTAGCATTTCCATTGATCTTAACGCTTCCCTTATAGAAGATCTTCCGGCATTTAAGCGATCAGAAAGCTCCCTTTCCGAAGGGAGCTTATCGCCGGTTTGTAAACCATCATTATAGATAATCGCCTTTATCTTCTGAAGAATATTCTGATAGACTTTCCCCTGGGTTGTCATTGGAAGTCAACACCCTTTCTTAGCTCTAAGAACAGGAGAACGTTAGAATAACCCGGCTTTTCACCAGGTATTCTCAAAATACAATCCGCGCTCATAAGTAAAATGCAAGAAAAAAGTGAGAAAGTCAAGCTCTTCCCCACTTATTCATTATCTGCTTCAATGATTGCAAGAGAACGCGTTTTTTCTTTAACAGCTTCAGGATCAACATTTATACGAGCTACTCCGGTTTCCATAGCAGCTTTCGCTACGCTTGCAGCAACAGCAGGTGCTACGCGCGGATCAAATGGAGCAGGAATCACGTAGTCTGCATTTAGATCTTCCTCAGCAACTAACTCTGCAATGGCTTGTACAGCAGCTACTTTCATATCTTCGTTAATGTGAGTCGCCCGAACATCAAGAGCACCTCTAAAGATACCAGGAAATGCAAGTACGTTATTAATTTGATTTGGGAAATCTGAACGACCTGTACCGATCACTTTAGCTCCCGCTTCTCTCGCATCGTCAGGCATGATTTCAGGATTTGGGTTCGCCATAGCAAAAATGGTAGGATCCTCATTCATTGATTCCACCATTTCTTTTGTCAAGGCGCCTTCAACGGATACCCCAATAAAAACATCCGTATTCACAATCACTTCTTTCAGGGATCCTTCAGCTTTATCACGATTTGTATATTTGGCTACTTCCGCTTTTACATCATTCATTCCGTAAGAACGACCTTCGTAAATAGCCCCTTTTGAATCACACATAATAATATCTTTTACACCGAAACGATTTAAAAGTTTAATAATGGCAATGCCCGCTGCTCCTGCACCATTAATGACAACTTTAATTTCACTCATCTTCTTATCTGATAGTTTCAGAGCATTAACTAGTCCCGCTACGGTTACAATCGCTGTACCATGTTGATCATCATGAAAGATGGGGATATTTGTTTCTTTTTTCAGTCTTTCTTCGATCACAAAACAGTTTGGAGCAGCAATATCTTCAAGGTTAATCCCACCAAAAGTAGGTTCCATTAACTTAACAGTTTGTACGATTTGATCGACATCTGTTGTGTTTAAACAAATTGGAAATGCATCAACCCCGGCAAAACTCTTGAAAAGAACGGCCTTTCCTTCCATTACAGGAAGAGCAGCTTCAGGTCCAATATTTCCAAGACCAAGGACTGCGGTACCATCTGATACAACAGCCACCATGTTTCCTTTCATCGTATATTCATATACTTTATTCTTGTCATCATAAATTTCCTTACATGGTTCTGCTACACCAGGTGAATAAGCCAGGCTTAAATCAGTGGCATTACGAACAGGTACTTTTGATTTTGATTCTAACTTTCCTTGCCTCACTCTGTGAATATGTAGGGCTTCTTCTCTTGTAATGGACAATCGTTCCACTCTCCTTTTTTCAGAAGCATTAGACTATGTTAACAATTCCCCTAGAACATTTGGGCAGTGGTCAGACCACTCTATTTTCACCATTATAACAAATCACCATTTGCTGTAAAGATTTTCATCACGGCTTTTTCACGACGTTGCGTTCACCAAGTAATTTTTTCAACGTGTGAACACAGTCTGGATCAGGGTTCACTAGCCATCCTTCACCTAATTTAACTGTTTTATCTGTTTTACTATAATAAATAACAACCTCTGTGTCGCCTGAGTGTTGGTGAAGCACTTTCTTCACTTCACTTAAGACGCTTTCGTGATGCGGTTCAATTTTAAGAAACAGGGTTTGTTTTGCTTTTTTCGGCTTAATATCCGCTAACTTCATGACCCTTGATATAATGATATTCGTCTGATCATTTCTCTTTTGTCCCACCCCATCAACATATAGAAATTCTCCTTTAGTCAATAGGCTCTCCATTTTCTCCCAAACGTCAGGAAAGGCCACCCCTTCAATTTCTCCTGTTTCATCACCAAGTGTTAGAAAGGCCATCATTTGACCTTTTTTCGTTCGAATACTTCGGACCTTCAATACCTCTACAGCCAACCTAAGCGGTGCACGATCCTCAGCCTCTATCGCATCTTTCGTAACGTTCCTTACATAACCTTTTAATTTGTCCAAATAAGGATCAAGCGGATGAGCCGTTAAGTAAAAACCAATCGCTTCTTTTTCAAAAGCGAGCATTTCCGCTTCATCAAAAGGGGGAACGCTTTCGTAAGCTGGTTCCGTTTCGCCATCTTGGAAGAAGCCTTCCTGACCACTTTGTTCAGATCCGTAATTCATTGCCCCCTCTAATGAGGCAAGCATAGAAGAACGACTTACCCCAAACTCATCCATTGCCCCAGCAAATATAAGTGATTCAAGAGCGCGCTTGTTCACCACTTTCAGCGAAATCCTCGCACATAGATCAAAAAGACTTTTGTAAGGATGAGTTCTTTTTTGCACGATCTCTTCAATCGCATTTCTCCCAACATTTTTTACCGGCAGAAGTCCGAATCGAATGGTATTCTTCTCCACCGTGAATGTCTCTTGACTACTATTAATCGATGGAGGTTGAACCATCATGCCTTTTTGTTTCGCTTCAGCTAAATACGTCGCAAGTCGATCCTGGTTTCCGACGGCAGAATTCAGAAGACTTGAAAAGAAATAGCGCGAATAGTTTGCTTTTAAATAAGCGAGCTGGTAAGCAATGACACTATAAGCAACCGCATGACTTCTGTTGAAACCATAATCCGCAAATCGAACAATATACTCATATACTTTAAGAGCTATATCTTTCGGATATCCCTTCTCAAGACATCCCCTTACAAAGTGCTCTCTTTCTGACTCAAGAACTTCACGCTTCTTTTTAGATACAGCTCTTCTCAATAGATCAGCTTCTCCCAGAGAGAAACCAGCTAACTTAGAAGCAATTTGCATAATTTGTTCTTGATAGACAATAACCCCATAGGTTGATTTAAGAATAGGTTCAAGGTCATGATGGAGATATTCAATTGTTCTTTCTTTGTGCTTACCAGAAATAAAAAGAGGTATATTCTCCATCGGTCCCGGACGATAAAGTGCATTAACAGCGACAATATCTTCAAACTCAGTTGGCTTTAGCTTTCTAAGTACTTGACGCATTCCATCAGATTCAAGTTGAAATACACCAGTCGTATCGGCTTTTTGTAGTAGAGAGAAAGTAGCTTCATCATCCATTGGTATCGTTGAAAGAGAAGGCCTTTGACCCATTTCCTCTTCAATGTCATTTAATATACCTTCAATTAAGGTTAAATTCCTAAGCCCCAGGAAATCCATCTTCAATAAACCAATCTCTTCTAAATCATTCATCGGAAATTGGGTTAAGTTAATGTGATGACCACCAAGCAAAGGAACATGCTGCGTGAGAGGCTCTGCTGAAATCACCACTCCAGCAGCATGGGTGGACGTATGTCGTGGAAGCCCCTCAATTGTACTAGCTATCTCAAAAACGCGTTTCCCTTCTTTTGATGAAGAGATGAGCTCCTTAAGAACCTTCGACTCTTCTTTCGCCTGATTTAACGTCAAGCCGGGGCGTGAGGGGATCGCTTTAGACATGGCATCAAGGAGCTTGTTATCTACCTCTAATACTCGCCCCACGTCTCGAATGGCTGCCTTTGCTGCAAGCGTACCAAACGTAACAATTTGAGCGACACGATCATGACCATATTTCTCATGTACATAATCAATCACTTCATCTCGTCTAACGTCAGGAAAATCAATATCAATATCAGGCATTGTGACGCGCTCTGGATTCAAGAATCGCTCAAATAAAAGGTTGTGTTCAATAGGGTCCACATCTGTTATATGCAATAAGTAAGCAACAAGAGAACCTGCCGCAGAGCCACGACCTGGACCAGTAATCATTTGATGCTCATGCGCATATTTCATGAAGTCCCAAACAATTAGAAAATAATCATTGAACCCCATTTTGTTAATAATAGAAAGTTCGTAATCCAACCGTTCAGTGACGCGTTCATCCTGATATGAATAGCGCTCAGAAAGATTGTCGAAACAAATTTTCTTTAAATAGTCAAAAGCCGTTACTCCATCAGGCACCGGATAAAGAGGCAAATGTGTTTGATTAAAATTTAATTCTACATTACACCTTGCCGCAATATCAGTTGTATTTATAAGAGCTGTCTCGTACCCTCTAAATCGCTGCGTCATTTCTTCCGAAGACGCTAAATAGTACTCATGGTTAGGTAGCGCAACGAGATTTTTGTCTTCAAACCGCTGTCCTGCGTCTATGCACCTCAAACAATCATGTGCTTCTCCATCTTCCCGGTTAATATAATGTGCAGCATTTGTCACCGTTAAGGGAAGATTGACCTTGTTTGCAAACGTGGAGAGCAATAAGTTGAGTTGCCTTTCTTCTCGTAACGAATGATCCTGCATCTCAAGATAAAACCCTTCCTTGAAGATACGCTGATACTCCATCGCCATTTCAAATGCGGTCGTTTCTTCACCATGTAAAAGTTCCTGTCCGATTTTGCTAGAAATAGACCCTGAAAGAGCGATAAGCCCGCTTGCATTTTCAACTAAATCTTCTTTTTCTATGTAAGGGATATTACCCGTTGCACACTGCATGTGTGTGCTGATCTTTAATAAATTATCGTACCCTACTTTATTAACAGCCAGTAAAACAAGATGGTCGAATTGATCGCGCGTATGAAGAGCAGTACGGTTTCCCACGCGGACATCCAGACCAATGATCGGTTTAATGCCCTTTGCTTTACATGCTCTGTAGAAAGGAATTGTTCCAAACATAGTTCCTTTATCCGTTAGGGCAAGCGACTGATACCCTTTTTGTTTTGCTGATTCTATCAGCGCTTCAATACGACTCGGACTGTCTAGAAGACTATATTCACTGTAGACACGAAGATGCACGAATTCCATAGATTATCCCACTCTCAATTTGCTGTTATCCTCTATTATAGATACTTCAAGCTTCTCAAACAAACATTATCAAGCATAACATTCTCTCATGGTTGCATAGGCTGTACTAAATGCAATCATTTGCCTCGCTTTAAATACGCCAAGTTATTTTTTCGTTCATTTATAAGAAGATCCTAAATGAAACTGATTAGAAAGAAGGAATCAAAAATGGAGAGAGTAACGCTCGTTACCTTGATTATTGCTTTTTTTGTAGCCTTTGGAGTGATTGTTGGAGGTTCTCTCATCGGAGGTATTGGAGCTTTTCTCTCTGGTGAACCTCCGCTACATTGGATGTTTATTGTGGCACAACGATTAAAAATCTGGGCGATCGCAGCAGCGATTGGAGGTACGTTCGACACAATCAATAATATGGAAAGAAGTTTTCTCAGCGGTTCACCAGACGAAATCATGCGTCAGTTTTTATGGATATTCTGTGCGCTCGGTGGCGCCCAAGCTGGAATGGAAATTATTAACTGGCTAACACAGGAACGTTCCACGTTATGAGAGTCCCCCCTCTTTATTCTAGAAAGGGCTGGCAGCGATTTCTAGCCGGCCTTTGTGTAGGGGTGATTTTTGGTTGGCTCTTCTTTCTTATGCTTTTTGGTATAATGTACGAAAAGCAGATTACGACAATCAAAGAGCAAAAAATTGAAATCTCTGATCTAAAAATGCAGAATCAAACCTTGCTCGACGATAAAGAAAATTACAATAGCACCGATATTGAGAAAACACTGCTTGTAAAAAAAATTGACGTGACTTTTGAAAAAGATAAGGAATTACCACTTAACTCCTTAACCCGTCATGAGCTCAAAAAAGAAATTCAAAGTGAATTGAACGATCTTCTCAACAAAGATCTTGGAGCGATATCGAGAACAAGAAGCTTTATCATCTCATCCCTCGAAAATAAAACGTTAATCATTGATGACGTAAAATATGGATTTGAAGTAAAACAATTTATTCTTTGGACAACAGTTGAAGTAGAGCTTGCAATCAAGCTCGTCCAATAGCGAAAATAGATCTATTTTGTGACCTTTTGTCAGACAAGTCGCAATTTTCACAAGCGTAGTATATGATAAGAGTATAGAAATTGTGGAGGTGGCGCGATGGTTATTGATCGCAAACAAATCGCGAGAGCAAAAATCGCTGATTTAATGAATGGACGATCCGCTTACGCAGAGTCCCATGAAATGACTGCCCTTATTAAAAAGGAGCTGCAATCACTTAACATCGACGTGCACGAAGACGTGACAAGCTTTGGTTCATGGTTTATTCCTAAGTCACACGATCAGGTGTAAACAAGGAAGACCGGAAATCCCTTTAAAAAGGAGATACCGGTCTTTTTTGTGACTTACTCGTTGCACGCCTTTTCAAGTTCAGCAAGAACCTCGTTCGCTTCTTCCCATGTATACACTGTGGCACCCGCAGCCATTGGATGTCCACCTCCGTTAAACTGTGCTGCAATTTGATTTACAACAGGACCTTTCGAACGAAGGCGAACGCGAATTTGGTCTGCCTCCTCAATAAAGAATACCCACGCTTTTAATCCCGCTACATTGGAGAAAGTATTCACTAGCTGGGATGCTTCGCTAGCGGTTACTCCGTATGAAGCAACGGTTTCTTTTGTGATTTTCATCCATCCTGCACCCGTTTCTGATGTTTCAAAATGTTGCAGAACATAGCCATTTAAACGGGCGATGTGCTGCTCTGTCCTGTATAGTTCTTTATAAAGAAAGCCCGTGTCAACACCAAACTTTAAAAGCTCCCCAGCATACATAAAGGTACGTTGAGTCGTATTAGAAAACATAAAACGCCCTGTATCCCCTACAATTCCTGCATACAGAAGAAAAGCTCCTTTTTCAGATAGCTCGTATCCTCGTTCCTTTGCTGTTAGATATAAATCAACAATCATTTCACTCACAGAACTTGAAGAGGTATCTACCCATAGAAGGTCACCGTAAGGATCTTCGTTTGGATGATGATCAA
This genomic interval carries:
- a CDS encoding DHH family phosphoesterase, producing the protein MKEKILDAIEQYETIIIHRHVRPDPDALGSQGGLAELIRTSFPKKKVYTVGEEEPSLTFLNRMDKVSNETYEDALVIVCDTANQPRVSDERYRNGKLLIKIDHHPNEDPYGDLLWVDTSSSSVSEMIVDLYLTAKERGYELSEKGAFLLYAGIVGDTGRFMFSNTTQRTFMYAGELLKFGVDTGFLYKELYRTEQHIARLNGYVLQHFETSETGAGWMKITKETVASYGVTASEASQLVNTFSNVAGLKAWVFFIEEADQIRVRLRSKGPVVNQIAAQFNGGGHPMAAGATVYTWEEANEVLAELEKACNE